In Acidaminococcus fermentans DSM 20731, one genomic interval encodes:
- the secA gene encoding preprotein translocase subunit SecA, with translation MKLVFGDPNKKELKVCQGYVDKINALEPEISGLSDARLCAKTQEFRLRLTKGETLDDLLPEAFAVVREASRRVLGLRHFDVQLIGGCILHRGNIAEMRTGEGKTLVATLPAYLNALEGKGVHVVTVNDYLARRDSEDMGRVYRFLGMSVGLIVHDMDFPARKAAYAADITYGTNNEFGFDYLRDNMVVSLDQMVQRPLHYAIVDEVDSILIDEARTPLIISGPGEKSTDLYNIMADVVKNFKEKEDYTVDEKLKTVAPTEAGIAKAEKLLGVKNMYDPENGTDLSHQLMEALKAKALMIRDRDYVVKDGEVIIVDEFTGRLMYGRRYSEGLHQAIEAKEHVKVERESQTLATITFQNYFRMYDKLSGMTGTAKTEEQEFQKIYGLSVYVVPTNKPNIRIDYPDVIYKTKKAKYRAVVKAIEELHSVGRPVLVGTTSIAQSEELSAMLKKKGIQHNVLNAKYHEKEAEIVADAGQMGAVTIATNMAGRGTDITLGEGVAELGGLHIIGTERHESRRIDNQLRGRCARQGDPGSTRFYLSLEDDLMRLFGSDNISGIMDKLGMDEDEPIEHRLVTRSIENAQKKVESRNFDIRKHVLEYDDVMNEQREVIYDQRRKILEKADLKETVLGMADHIVDRTMDMYAPKEAYSEDWDIPSLIKYAEEFYAPQGSLKADELANMSREELEEHLHSLAHSYYDEREAAITAPIMRELENLVMLKVVDTHWMEHLDAMDALREGIGLRAYGQRDPLVEYKFEAYDMFEGMKEAIVDDVVRYMYRVNVVTQPTVEDHLSNASVNNPNVDGTAEGAQAPAEVHGPEGAPRK, from the coding sequence ATGAAACTGGTCTTTGGGGACCCCAATAAGAAAGAACTGAAGGTCTGCCAGGGCTATGTGGATAAGATCAACGCACTGGAACCGGAAATATCCGGGCTCAGTGATGCCCGTCTGTGCGCCAAGACCCAGGAATTCCGGCTGCGGCTTACCAAGGGGGAAACCCTGGATGATCTGCTGCCGGAAGCCTTTGCGGTGGTGCGGGAAGCTTCCCGCCGGGTGCTGGGGCTGCGCCATTTCGATGTACAGCTGATCGGGGGATGCATCCTCCACCGGGGCAACATTGCGGAAATGCGTACCGGTGAAGGGAAGACCCTGGTGGCCACCCTGCCGGCCTACCTGAACGCCCTGGAAGGGAAAGGGGTCCATGTGGTCACCGTCAACGACTACCTGGCCCGCCGGGACAGCGAGGACATGGGTCGGGTCTACCGGTTCCTGGGCATGAGCGTGGGACTGATCGTCCATGACATGGATTTTCCGGCCCGGAAGGCAGCTTATGCGGCAGACATCACCTACGGGACCAACAATGAATTCGGGTTCGACTACCTCCGGGACAACATGGTAGTGTCTCTGGACCAGATGGTCCAGCGGCCCCTCCACTACGCCATCGTGGACGAAGTGGACTCCATCCTGATCGATGAAGCCCGTACCCCTCTGATCATTTCCGGGCCCGGGGAAAAATCCACGGACCTGTACAACATCATGGCTGATGTGGTGAAGAACTTCAAGGAAAAAGAAGACTACACCGTGGATGAAAAACTCAAGACCGTGGCTCCCACGGAAGCGGGCATCGCCAAGGCGGAAAAACTCCTGGGCGTGAAGAACATGTACGATCCGGAAAACGGCACGGACCTGTCCCATCAGCTGATGGAAGCCCTGAAGGCCAAGGCCCTGATGATCCGGGACCGGGACTATGTGGTGAAGGACGGGGAAGTCATCATCGTGGACGAATTCACCGGCCGTCTCATGTATGGCCGCCGGTATTCCGAAGGGCTGCACCAGGCCATCGAAGCCAAGGAACATGTGAAGGTGGAACGGGAAAGCCAGACCCTGGCCACCATTACCTTCCAGAACTACTTCCGGATGTACGACAAACTCTCCGGCATGACCGGTACCGCCAAGACGGAAGAACAGGAATTCCAGAAAATCTACGGGCTCAGCGTTTACGTGGTGCCCACCAACAAACCCAATATCCGGATCGACTACCCGGATGTGATCTACAAGACCAAGAAGGCCAAGTACCGGGCCGTGGTGAAGGCCATCGAGGAACTCCATTCCGTGGGACGGCCGGTGCTGGTGGGGACCACCTCCATCGCCCAGAGCGAAGAGCTGTCCGCCATGCTGAAGAAAAAGGGCATCCAGCACAATGTGCTGAACGCCAAGTATCATGAAAAAGAAGCCGAGATCGTGGCCGATGCCGGTCAGATGGGGGCGGTGACCATTGCCACCAACATGGCCGGCCGTGGTACGGACATTACCCTGGGAGAAGGGGTGGCCGAACTGGGCGGTCTCCACATCATCGGTACGGAACGGCACGAATCCCGCCGGATCGACAACCAGCTCCGGGGCCGCTGCGCCCGGCAGGGGGATCCGGGTTCCACCCGTTTCTACCTGTCCCTGGAAGATGATCTGATGCGGCTGTTCGGGTCTGACAACATTTCCGGCATCATGGACAAGCTGGGAATGGACGAAGATGAACCCATCGAACACCGGCTGGTGACCCGGTCCATCGAAAATGCCCAGAAGAAAGTGGAAAGCCGGAACTTCGATATCCGGAAACACGTGCTGGAATATGACGATGTGATGAACGAACAACGGGAAGTGATCTACGACCAGCGCCGGAAGATCCTGGAAAAGGCAGACCTGAAGGAAACGGTCCTGGGCATGGCGGACCACATTGTGGACCGGACCATGGACATGTACGCTCCCAAGGAAGCCTACAGCGAAGACTGGGATATCCCGTCCCTGATCAAGTATGCGGAAGAATTCTATGCGCCCCAGGGCAGCCTGAAGGCGGATGAACTGGCCAATATGAGCCGGGAAGAACTGGAGGAACATCTCCACAGCCTGGCCCACAGCTATTATGATGAACGGGAAGCCGCCATCACCGCTCCCATTATGCGGGAACTGGAAAACCTGGTGATGCTGAAAGTGGTGGATACCCACTGGATGGAACACCTGGACGCCATGGATGCGCTGCGGGAAGGGATCGGTCTCCGGGCCTACGGCCAGCGGGATCCTCTGGTGGAATACAAGTTCGAAGCCTACGATATGTTCGAAGGCATGAAGGAAGCCATTGTGGACGATGTGGTCCGGTACATGTACCGGGTGAACGTGGTGACCCAGCCCACGGTGGAAGACCACCTGTCCAACGCTTCCGTGAACAACCCCAATGTGGACGGCACTGCGGAAGGAGCCCAGGCTCCGGCGGAAGTCCACGGACCGGAAGGGGCTCCCCGGAAATAA
- the ftsE gene encoding cell division ATP-binding protein FtsE: MLEMRHAGKVYPGGAVALEDINVHISPGEFVFLVGPSGAGKSTFIRLISREIEPTSGQILVDGVDVMKLKRGDIPYLRRQLGIVFQDFRLLNDRTAYENVAFAMQVIEAPSHKIRQRVNEVLDLVGLKGRGNNYPGEMSGGEQQRVAIARAIVNDPLLVIADEPTGNLDPETSKEIMEIFSEINSRGTTIIMATHDKTMVDYMQKRVIALENGRLVRDDRKGVYGYEV; encoded by the coding sequence ATGCTGGAAATGCGTCATGCAGGCAAGGTCTATCCTGGCGGGGCTGTGGCCCTGGAGGATATCAATGTACATATCAGTCCGGGAGAATTCGTTTTCCTGGTGGGTCCCAGCGGGGCCGGAAAATCCACCTTCATCCGGCTGATTTCCCGGGAAATCGAACCCACTTCCGGTCAGATCCTGGTGGACGGAGTGGATGTGATGAAACTGAAACGGGGGGATATTCCCTATCTCCGGCGGCAGCTGGGCATTGTGTTCCAGGATTTCCGGCTGCTCAACGACCGGACCGCTTACGAAAACGTGGCCTTTGCCATGCAGGTGATCGAAGCCCCCAGCCACAAGATCCGCCAGCGGGTCAATGAAGTGCTGGACCTGGTGGGTCTGAAGGGCCGGGGAAACAACTATCCCGGCGAAATGAGCGGGGGCGAACAGCAGCGGGTGGCCATTGCCCGGGCCATCGTCAATGATCCTCTTCTGGTGATCGCCGATGAACCCACCGGCAACCTGGACCCGGAGACCAGCAAGGAAATCATGGAAATCTTCAGTGAAATCAACAGCCGGGGGACTACCATCATTATGGCCACCCATGACAAGACCATGGTGGACTATATGCAGAAACGGGTCATCGCCCTGGAAAACGGGCGGCTGGTCCGGGATGACCGCAAAGGAGTTTACGGGTATGAAGTTTAG
- a CDS encoding amino acid ABC transporter ATP-binding protein: MIKVEGLRKSYGDNEVLKGIDVTIAEQEVVVVIGPSGGGKSTFLRCLNYLEVPTSGTITFDGIPLNGEANINEVRKEVGMVFQRFNLFPHMTVMDNLILAPMIVRHEKKEEAVEKAKLYLDKVGLLNKADAYPGSLSGGQQQRVAIARALCMKPKAMLFDEPTSALDPEMINEVLDVMKNLAQEGMTMVVVTHEMGFAREVGDRILFLDGGKILEQGDPTEFFAHPKNERAQNFLSKIL; this comes from the coding sequence ATGATTAAAGTGGAGGGCCTCCGGAAAAGCTATGGAGACAACGAGGTGCTCAAAGGCATCGACGTGACCATTGCCGAACAGGAAGTGGTGGTGGTCATCGGTCCCAGCGGCGGCGGGAAAAGTACCTTTCTCCGGTGCCTGAACTATCTGGAGGTGCCCACATCCGGCACCATTACCTTTGACGGGATCCCTCTCAACGGGGAAGCCAACATCAACGAAGTCCGGAAAGAAGTGGGGATGGTGTTCCAGCGGTTCAACCTGTTTCCCCATATGACCGTCATGGACAACCTGATCCTGGCTCCCATGATCGTCCGTCATGAAAAGAAGGAAGAAGCGGTGGAAAAGGCCAAGCTGTACCTGGACAAGGTGGGCCTGCTGAACAAGGCGGATGCCTATCCCGGCAGCCTGTCCGGCGGTCAGCAGCAGCGGGTGGCCATTGCCCGTGCCCTGTGCATGAAACCCAAGGCCATGCTCTTTGACGAACCCACTTCCGCTCTGGATCCGGAAATGATCAACGAAGTGCTGGACGTTATGAAGAATCTGGCCCAGGAAGGGATGACCATGGTGGTAGTAACCCACGAAATGGGCTTTGCCCGGGAAGTGGGGGACCGGATCCTGTTCCTGGACGGCGGGAAGATCCTGGAACAGGGAGATCCTACGGAATTCTTCGCCCATCCCAAAAACGAACGGGCCCAGAATTTCCTGTCCAAGATTCTGTAA
- the csaB gene encoding polysaccharide pyruvyl transferase CsaB — MGKILISGYYGFSNAGDEAMLTAIVTSLKQQDPQVELTVLSGHPEITARLHPVKAVHRFDVPGIIRAMAGTDLLLSGGGSLLQNVTSRLSLYYYLSIIGLAALMGKKIMLFAQGIGPIRGWFSRRLTRLVCRQADLITVRDDGSLDDLKSMGFASDSIHVTSDAVFSLPEGRKEEGVRLLEKMGVDPSRPVVGFALRHWKGEKRFIREFARTADRLKEQFQAQIVFVPLQFPADGELSAQVAETMENRQDVFILDQKFSTQEYQDLISSFHLLIGMRLHALVFAAINDVPFMAISYDPKVDRFVDGMKGTVVNTIGRIMAEELTAMAEKLWNSDGKQGREQIRALREEARANIGRALALAAR, encoded by the coding sequence GTGGGTAAAATCCTGATTTCCGGCTATTACGGTTTTTCCAATGCCGGGGACGAGGCCATGCTCACGGCCATTGTAACCAGTTTGAAACAGCAGGATCCCCAGGTGGAACTGACGGTGCTGTCCGGCCATCCGGAAATCACCGCCCGGCTCCATCCGGTGAAGGCGGTCCACCGGTTCGACGTGCCTGGTATCATCCGGGCCATGGCCGGAACGGACCTGCTGCTGTCCGGAGGCGGAAGTCTGCTCCAGAATGTGACCAGCCGGCTCAGTCTCTACTACTATCTTTCCATTATCGGGCTTGCGGCTCTTATGGGGAAGAAAATCATGCTCTTTGCCCAGGGCATCGGTCCCATCCGGGGCTGGTTCAGCCGCCGTCTCACCCGGCTGGTGTGTCGGCAGGCGGATCTGATCACGGTCCGGGACGATGGTTCCCTGGATGATCTGAAATCCATGGGCTTCGCTTCTGACTCCATCCACGTCACCAGCGACGCGGTCTTCTCCCTGCCGGAAGGCAGGAAAGAAGAAGGTGTCCGGCTGCTGGAAAAAATGGGGGTGGATCCTTCCCGACCGGTGGTGGGCTTTGCCCTCCGTCACTGGAAAGGGGAAAAACGGTTCATCCGGGAATTTGCCCGGACAGCGGACCGGCTGAAAGAACAGTTCCAGGCCCAGATCGTTTTTGTGCCCCTCCAGTTTCCCGCTGATGGGGAACTGTCCGCCCAGGTGGCGGAGACCATGGAAAACCGGCAGGATGTGTTCATCCTGGATCAGAAGTTTTCCACCCAGGAATACCAGGACCTGATCAGCAGCTTCCATCTGCTGATCGGTATGCGTCTCCATGCTCTGGTGTTTGCGGCCATCAATGATGTGCCTTTCATGGCCATTTCCTATGATCCCAAAGTGGACCGGTTCGTGGATGGGATGAAAGGGACGGTGGTCAATACCATTGGCCGGATCATGGCAGAAGAACTGACGGCCATGGCCGAAAAACTCTGGAATTCCGATGGGAAACAGGGCCGGGAACAGATCCGTGCCCTCCGGGAAGAAGCCAGAGCCAATATAGGAAGGGCCCTGGCCCTTGCGGCCCGCTGA
- a CDS encoding amino acid ABC transporter permease, with protein MNFEIMKESLPLLLAGAGITVEITAASVGLGLAIGVVVSLIRLCGIRALRVLGDIYVTFLRGTPLLVQIFLVYFALPALIHHRVDAYVAAISACSINSGAYVAEIFRGGIESIDKGQMEAGRSLGMTWWQTMRHIILPQAFKRIIPPLGNEFIAMLKDSSLVSVIGFEELTRRGQLIIARTYASFEIWLSVAIIYLVMTFAVARLVGVLERRYKKDEQ; from the coding sequence ATGAATTTTGAAATCATGAAGGAATCCCTGCCCCTGCTGCTTGCCGGGGCAGGCATTACTGTAGAAATCACCGCGGCCAGCGTGGGTTTGGGGCTGGCCATCGGCGTAGTGGTGTCCCTGATCCGTCTCTGCGGCATCAGGGCTCTGCGCGTTTTGGGCGATATTTATGTCACCTTCCTCCGGGGGACTCCTCTCCTGGTCCAGATCTTTCTGGTGTATTTTGCCTTGCCGGCCCTGATCCATCATCGGGTGGACGCCTATGTAGCCGCCATCTCCGCCTGCTCCATCAACTCCGGGGCCTATGTGGCGGAAATCTTCCGGGGCGGCATCGAATCCATCGACAAAGGGCAGATGGAAGCCGGCCGGAGCCTGGGTATGACCTGGTGGCAGACCATGCGGCACATTATCCTGCCCCAAGCTTTCAAACGGATCATTCCGCCTCTGGGCAATGAATTCATTGCCATGCTGAAGGACTCCTCCCTGGTGTCCGTCATCGGGTTCGAAGAACTGACCCGCCGGGGCCAGCTGATCATTGCCCGGACCTATGCCTCTTTTGAAATCTGGCTCAGCGTGGCCATCATCTACCTGGTCATGACATTTGCCGTGGCCCGTTTGGTAGGCGTCCTGGAAAGGCGGTACAAGAAAGATGAACAGTGA
- the prfB gene encoding peptide chain release factor 2 translates to MLLEELKPAITQLKDKLEELKGGLKIAQKEERIEDLEHQMAAPGFWDDPDKAQTVAQEANNLKTEVETYHGLAAKLDDVETLWEMAMEEKDDSLQGEIEEEVENARKTLADLELGMLLSDQYDANNAILTLHAGAGGTEAQDWTNMLLRMYTRYAEQKGFTVELLDVLPGEEAGIKSATLTVQGHNAYGYLKSEKGVHRLVRISPFDANARRHTSFAAVDVMPELDETVEVNLNMDDVRVDYYRASGAGGQHVNKTSSAVRMTHIPTGIVVQCQNERSQLQNKERCLALLRAKLYEYEKAIQDKKISELAGDYQAIEWGSQIRSYVFQPYTMVKDHRTGAETGNIQAVMDGDLDPFVEAYLRSLKH, encoded by the coding sequence TTGTTACTGGAAGAATTGAAACCGGCAATCACCCAACTGAAGGATAAACTGGAAGAACTGAAAGGCGGCCTGAAAATCGCCCAGAAGGAAGAACGGATCGAAGACCTGGAGCACCAGATGGCGGCTCCCGGATTCTGGGATGATCCGGACAAGGCCCAGACCGTGGCCCAGGAAGCCAACAACCTGAAAACGGAAGTGGAAACCTACCATGGTCTGGCTGCCAAGCTGGACGATGTGGAGACCCTGTGGGAAATGGCCATGGAGGAAAAGGATGACAGCCTCCAGGGCGAAATCGAGGAAGAAGTGGAAAACGCCCGGAAAACCCTGGCGGATCTGGAACTGGGCATGCTCCTCAGCGACCAGTACGATGCCAACAATGCCATCCTGACCCTCCATGCCGGCGCCGGCGGTACGGAAGCCCAGGACTGGACCAACATGCTGCTGCGGATGTACACCCGGTACGCCGAACAGAAGGGTTTCACTGTGGAGCTGCTGGATGTGCTCCCCGGGGAAGAAGCCGGGATCAAGAGTGCCACCCTGACCGTCCAGGGCCACAATGCCTATGGCTACCTGAAAAGCGAGAAGGGGGTCCACCGGCTGGTACGGATCTCTCCCTTTGACGCCAACGCCCGGCGGCACACCTCCTTTGCCGCTGTGGATGTGATGCCGGAACTGGATGAAACGGTGGAAGTGAACCTGAACATGGATGATGTGCGGGTGGATTATTACCGGGCCAGCGGTGCCGGCGGACAGCACGTCAACAAAACGTCCTCCGCCGTCCGGATGACCCATATCCCTACCGGGATCGTGGTCCAGTGCCAGAACGAACGGAGCCAGCTCCAGAACAAGGAACGCTGCCTGGCCCTGCTCCGTGCCAAACTGTATGAATACGAAAAGGCCATCCAGGATAAAAAAATCAGTGAACTGGCCGGGGATTACCAGGCCATCGAATGGGGCAGTCAGATCCGCTCCTACGTGTTCCAGCCCTACACCATGGTGAAGGACCATCGGACCGGGGCCGAAACCGGGAACATCCAGGCTGTGATGGACGGGGATCTGGACCCCTTTGTGGAAGCCTACCTGCGCAGCCTGAAGCACTGA
- the hpf gene encoding ribosome hibernation-promoting factor, HPF/YfiA family: MAVKVRGKNIEVTQALKDYVEKRVQTITKQFKTVGEITAVMRVEKGNHTVEITVPASGIVLRAQETSDNMYASIDQCVEKIERQIHKYKTRLMKRKYSNFKDAAPAPLPEDSEEVPEETGEFTVARTKNYAMRPMGVQEAIMQMNMLNHDFFVFFNAETEKIAIVYRRKSGDYGLINPELA; this comes from the coding sequence ATGGCAGTAAAAGTTCGTGGTAAAAACATCGAGGTAACCCAGGCATTAAAAGACTATGTGGAAAAACGTGTCCAGACCATCACCAAACAGTTCAAGACGGTAGGTGAGATCACCGCGGTCATGCGGGTGGAAAAAGGCAACCATACGGTTGAAATTACGGTCCCGGCCAGCGGCATCGTGCTGAGAGCCCAGGAAACTTCTGATAATATGTATGCATCCATCGATCAGTGCGTGGAAAAGATCGAACGGCAGATCCACAAATACAAGACCCGCCTGATGAAACGGAAATACAGCAATTTCAAGGATGCGGCACCGGCTCCGCTGCCGGAAGACAGTGAAGAAGTTCCGGAAGAAACCGGAGAATTCACCGTAGCCCGTACCAAGAATTACGCCATGCGGCCCATGGGTGTCCAGGAAGCCATCATGCAGATGAACATGCTGAACCATGACTTCTTCGTATTCTTCAATGCGGAAACGGAAAAGATTGCCATTGTATACCGGAGAAAGAGCGGGGACTATGGCCTGATCAATCCGGAACTGGCCTGA
- a CDS encoding DUF5693 family protein translates to MKTYQKLFLALVGLGLAASLCLNWQRIQVERANKTIETVMEYNSLVRMAQEEGVPKEQVFREFRERGVTTLTVFDTSLDKLAQKGSVNVLTGAQLLELARVQQLRPEWQAIVDNPGFMVDALYISAGTSERALKEAEEDIRLRFGKERIVELSASPLILRFDGDTIISKNPIAGDERGVREMDLGPSTDELQDVTKNGFMVAIRPTNYCERYTASAASEEEQINAFFRRLDESGANVSLIIGSGKQMLGNNKYLPLVARNLLQRHITLGMVEGVTQLQFVKLEGMTELARLANYQVARTYVIADAEQRKMQVFDAFRRWSLADEERNIRVNYIKTFLTPRDNKTLLQTNLDYVDRVTRDVAGKGFAKGPADIYKVYQPSRLWYVPMAFSLAAAWCLYFLLLGVMPEKHYPKAVGIFGVLVTGALFAGPLGLLARQGVAFGAAVIFPVLSMHRMMCVWRKKGSQGSLFTLALRTCLHLFETIVLSLIGAAMVGGILSDTRFLLEMDIYRGVKATFMLPVLLTLLLFLRTHGLWQQGEDWRKPFRRVIGFLDRPLNLKALFILGVFAFVAWVFIGRSGHTAGVPVPAFEQKLRFFLEETMWARPREKEFMIGHPAFFLAAWAAWKKLPTWFYGLCVTGAAIGQGSAVQTFAHMRSPILMSYVRALDGYAVGLVLGLVALGIFALAYPHAAAFYEKRRNPRG, encoded by the coding sequence ATGAAAACCTATCAGAAACTATTCCTGGCCCTGGTGGGCCTGGGCCTGGCCGCCTCTTTGTGCCTGAACTGGCAGCGGATCCAGGTGGAACGGGCCAACAAGACCATCGAAACCGTCATGGAATACAACAGTCTGGTGCGGATGGCCCAGGAGGAAGGGGTTCCCAAGGAACAGGTGTTCCGGGAATTCCGGGAAAGAGGGGTCACCACCCTGACGGTGTTTGACACCAGCCTGGACAAACTGGCCCAGAAAGGGTCCGTCAACGTACTGACCGGGGCCCAGCTGCTGGAACTGGCCCGGGTGCAGCAGCTCCGGCCGGAATGGCAGGCCATTGTGGACAATCCGGGCTTTATGGTGGATGCCCTGTACATTTCCGCCGGGACCAGTGAACGGGCCCTGAAAGAAGCGGAAGAGGATATCCGGCTCCGGTTCGGGAAGGAACGGATCGTGGAACTGAGTGCGTCCCCTCTGATCCTCCGGTTCGACGGGGACACCATCATCAGCAAGAATCCCATTGCCGGGGATGAACGGGGTGTACGGGAAATGGACCTGGGGCCCTCTACGGACGAGCTCCAGGATGTGACGAAGAACGGCTTCATGGTGGCCATCCGTCCCACCAACTACTGTGAACGGTACACCGCTTCCGCTGCCAGCGAAGAAGAACAGATCAATGCCTTCTTCCGCCGGCTGGATGAAAGCGGAGCCAATGTGAGCCTGATCATCGGCAGCGGCAAGCAGATGCTGGGGAACAACAAGTATCTGCCTCTGGTGGCCCGGAACCTGCTCCAGCGGCACATTACCCTGGGCATGGTGGAAGGGGTCACCCAGCTCCAGTTCGTCAAACTGGAAGGGATGACGGAACTGGCCAGACTGGCCAATTACCAGGTGGCCCGGACCTATGTAATCGCCGATGCGGAACAGCGGAAAATGCAGGTGTTCGATGCCTTCCGCCGCTGGTCCCTGGCGGACGAGGAACGGAACATCCGGGTGAACTACATCAAGACCTTCCTGACACCCCGGGACAACAAGACCCTGCTCCAGACCAATCTGGACTATGTGGACCGGGTGACCCGGGATGTGGCCGGCAAGGGCTTTGCCAAGGGTCCGGCGGATATCTACAAAGTGTACCAGCCCAGCCGGCTCTGGTATGTGCCCATGGCCTTCTCCCTGGCCGCTGCCTGGTGTCTGTATTTCCTGCTGCTGGGGGTGATGCCTGAAAAGCACTATCCCAAAGCCGTGGGGATTTTCGGGGTGCTGGTGACAGGGGCTCTCTTTGCCGGTCCTCTGGGCCTTCTGGCCCGGCAGGGCGTGGCTTTCGGAGCGGCTGTGATCTTCCCGGTACTTTCCATGCACCGGATGATGTGTGTGTGGCGGAAGAAAGGATCCCAGGGAAGCCTGTTCACGCTGGCCCTGCGGACCTGTCTCCACCTTTTTGAAACCATCGTCCTGTCTCTCATCGGGGCAGCCATGGTGGGAGGCATCCTCAGCGATACCCGGTTCCTGCTGGAAATGGATATTTACCGGGGGGTGAAGGCGACCTTCATGCTGCCGGTGCTGCTGACCCTGCTGCTGTTCCTGCGGACCCACGGTCTGTGGCAGCAGGGAGAAGACTGGCGGAAACCCTTCCGCCGGGTCATCGGTTTCCTGGACCGGCCTCTCAATCTGAAAGCCCTGTTCATCCTGGGGGTTTTCGCTTTTGTGGCCTGGGTGTTCATCGGACGCAGCGGCCATACGGCCGGGGTTCCGGTGCCGGCCTTCGAACAGAAGCTGCGGTTCTTCCTGGAAGAGACCATGTGGGCCCGGCCCAGGGAAAAGGAATTCATGATCGGCCATCCGGCTTTCTTCCTGGCTGCCTGGGCTGCCTGGAAGAAACTGCCCACCTGGTTCTACGGGCTCTGCGTCACCGGGGCCGCCATCGGACAGGGCAGTGCCGTCCAGACTTTTGCCCATATGCGTTCTCCCATCCTGATGAGCTATGTACGGGCTCTGGACGGATATGCAGTGGGCCTGGTGCTGGGGCTGGTTGCCTTGGGCATTTTTGCCCTGGCCTACCCCCATGCGGCGGCGTTTTATGAAAAGAGGAGGAATCCCCGTGGGTAA
- the ftsX gene encoding permease-like cell division protein FtsX: MKFSTKWYYIKETFTSLKRNSLMSIASISTVALSILVLGMFLTMVLNVNNLASHLENQVQVTIYMEDSASAEQLKQMEKVLRSTPGIVKVTPRTKEQALADFKKRLGEQQKLLAALGEDNPFPASFEIQVDNPERIPQLVPQFQQMPGVETAKFGQEVVEHLFQLTRVLRIGGVLLIILLAIATLFIISNTIRITVFARRREVNIMKYVGATDWFIRWPFLLEGMIMGFVGALIASVALYKGYNAIQAKIYGTLAFFPMLPSWPTMGWLCGGLVCVGTLIGALGSSISLRKFLDV, encoded by the coding sequence ATGAAGTTTAGTACAAAATGGTATTACATCAAAGAGACCTTTACCTCTCTGAAGCGGAATTCCCTCATGAGCATCGCGTCCATCAGCACTGTGGCTCTGTCCATCCTGGTGCTGGGCATGTTCCTCACCATGGTATTGAATGTGAACAACCTGGCCAGCCATCTGGAAAACCAGGTCCAGGTCACCATCTACATGGAGGACAGTGCATCGGCAGAGCAGCTGAAGCAGATGGAAAAGGTACTCCGGAGCACCCCCGGGATCGTGAAAGTGACCCCCCGGACCAAGGAGCAGGCCCTGGCAGATTTCAAGAAGCGGCTGGGGGAACAGCAGAAGCTGCTGGCTGCCCTGGGGGAGGACAATCCCTTCCCGGCGTCTTTTGAAATCCAGGTGGACAATCCGGAACGGATTCCCCAACTGGTTCCCCAGTTCCAGCAGATGCCCGGGGTGGAAACGGCCAAGTTCGGCCAGGAAGTGGTGGAACATCTGTTCCAGCTCACCCGGGTGCTGCGGATCGGCGGAGTGCTGCTGATCATCCTGCTGGCCATTGCCACCCTGTTCATCATTTCCAACACCATCCGGATTACGGTCTTTGCCCGGCGCCGGGAAGTGAACATCATGAAATACGTGGGAGCCACCGACTGGTTCATCCGCTGGCCGTTCCTGCTGGAAGGGATGATCATGGGATTTGTGGGAGCCCTGATCGCCTCCGTGGCCCTGTACAAAGGCTACAATGCCATCCAGGCCAAGATCTACGGGACCCTGGCTTTCTTCCCCATGCTGCCCAGCTGGCCCACCATGGGCTGGCTCTGCGGGGGCCTTGTCTGTGTGGGGACCCTGATCGGGGCCCTGGGCAGCAGCATTTCCCTGCGGAAATTCCTGGATGTGTAG